One window of the Rhipicephalus microplus isolate Deutch F79 chromosome 2, USDA_Rmic, whole genome shotgun sequence genome contains the following:
- the LOC119170607 gene encoding uncharacterized protein LOC119170607 gives MPSAGRVRSKTTKSSFRADLRYLLASAARLDVPPSAVDKCLRELFLKGTSTCASTPATSVCARFTNMAMWFSVLVLSLKLILLIYFEDMAIYKLYDALTYPGLRTARLLALPLLNQFPSLAQYHGRKCLVHNPFFKPMNESACWPCENFKSIVDLTGHPDTARDYVLSLMPFVVKDALKLNISGEQVHQYLKAHPEITNDRSAKFYSTLRGVEEPRHLLELQEWQQVDDRYFQISWALASPPAARILRKVFSRPYFVQNVSEVSLQRFLLIDGPDAPSYYLPDADFSSSWLVQVEGSRLVVLEPSELCIRSCRQVSVLLKPNDVLYFSDTLSKARSVPAHIGDMPSITYMGSFY, from the exons ATGCCTTCAGCTGGCCGCGTCCGCTCCAAAACAACGAAATCTTCGTTTCGCGCCGACCTACGATACCTGTTGGCTAGTGCCGCGAGGCTCGACGTACCGCCTAGCGCCGTCGACAAGTGCCTCAGAGAGTTGTTCTTGAAGGGAACGTCAACATGTGCGAGCACTCCGGCGACGAGTGTCTGCGCGCGGTTCACGAACATGGCCATGTGGTTCTCGGTTCTCGTACTGTCCCTCAAACTGATCCTTCTGATTTACTTCGAAGACATGGCTATATACAAATTATACGACGCGCTCACGTACCCCGGACTTCGAACCGCTCGCTTACTCGCATTACCGTTGCTGAACCAGTTTCCGTCACTGGCGC AGTACCACGGTAGAAAATGCCTGGTTCACAATCCATTTTTCAAACCAATGAACGAATCTGCATGCTGGCCTTGCGAAAATTTCAAGTCGATTGTCGACCTGACCGGTCATCCCGACACTGCCCGCGACTACGTCTTGAGCCTTATGCCCTTCGTCGTAAAG GATGCCCTGAAGCTCAACATTAGTGGGGAGCAGGTGCACCAATATTTGAAGGCCCACCCTGAAATAACAAATGATAGATCTGCCAAGTTCTATTCGACTCTTCGTGGTGTAGAGGAACCCCGCCATTTGCTTGAATTGCAGGAGTGGCAACAGGTGGACGACCGATATTTTCAGATCTCGTG GGCGCTGGCATCACCCCCGGCTGCACGAATTCTGAGGAAAGTCTTTAGCAGGCCTTACTTCGTGCAAAACGTCTCCGAGGTGTCCTTGCAGAGGTTCCTGTTGATTGACGGTCCTGATGCACCTAGTTATTATCTG CCTGACGCAGACTTCTCAAGTTCCTGGCTTGTGCAAGTAGAGGGCAGCAGACTTGTGGTGCTTGAACCCTCAGAGCTTTGCATCCGTAGCTGTCGTCAGGTGTCGGTGCTTCTGAAGCCCAACGATGTAT tGTACTTCAGTGACACTCTCTCCAAGGCAAGGTCGGTTCCTGCTCACATTGGAGACATGCCGAGCATCACCTATATGGGATCGTTCTACTGA